Genomic DNA from Vreelandella subglaciescola:
CCATGAGAGACCCGCTGCCAAAGGCTCGACGCCTCATCGTCCATGGCCTGAGGCGATGGCAGGATCACTGAGACGACGAGGCCGGCAGAGACCAGAAAGGCCAGGCCGTTGAGCAGGAACAGCACGTTGAAGCTCATCAACATCAGTAACGCCGCGGCGGCCATGGGGCTGAGCAGGTTCTCGAGGTCATAGGCGAGCCGCGAAAGCGACAGCGCCCGAGTGTACTGCTCTTCGTCCTCGAGGAGATCCGGGATTGTCGCCTGAAAGACCGGAGTGAAGCCCGCCGAGGCGGCATTGAGCAAGAAGATCAGCACATAGATCTGCCAGACCTCGGTGACAAAGGGCAGCGCGCAGACCACGGACGCCCGTAGCAGGTCCAGGCCGACCAGCAGGGTGCGGCGCGGCAGGCGCGAGGCATAGGCACCCACCACCGGCGCAATGCCCACATAGGCCACCATCTTGATCGCCAGGGCCGTGCCCAGCACGATCCCCGCCTGTCCGGCGGCCAGATCGTGGGCCAGCAGCGCCAGCGCGATCGTTGTCAGTCCAGTGCCGGCGAGGGCGGTGACCTGGGCCAGGAAGAGATGTCGGTAAGTGCGGTGTTTCAGAATTGCCAGCATGGTTCACCGGTGATGGGAGCTATTCGATAATGACTGCCTTGATGCTTTGATCCCGATACGACGTTGTCGGCCGGATCGTTGTGGCTGTCGTCGATCTAGATTAGCATTATATCCCCCCTAGGGGGATATGCCAATCAGCCGGTCTGGCTCGATCAGACCTGTGAATTCCCCGTTTTTCCCATCAGGAACGCTGACAATGCCTCACCATCAACTCGACCAATGGCAACACGATCACGTCTTCGGACAGAACCACAAGCGATCCGGCGAAATGCGCGCCCTCATCGTGGTAGGGCTGACTGTTGCGATGATGTTCTGGGAAATTCTGGCGGGGGTAGTCTACGGCTCGATGGCGTTGCTGGCTGATGGGTTGCATATGGGCTCCCACGCGGTCGCTCTTGGCATTGCCGCCTTCGCGTACGTCTATGCACGTAAAAATGCAGGCAACGCGCGGTTTTCTTTTGGCACAGGGAAAGTTAATGCGCTGGGCGGATTTACTGGAGCCGTCCTGTTAGCCGGTTTCGCGGTTTATATTGCGATTGAAAGCATTGGACGCTTTATTGATCCGGTTATCATATCCTTCAATGCGGCAATCTTTGTCGCGGTGATTGGTCTGGTGGTCAATGGCGTTTCGGCCTGGTTACTCGGTGGAGGGGATCACGACCATGGACACAGCCATGATCACCATCATCACGGCCACCACGATCACAATCGTCGGGCCGCCTATTTTCACGTTCTTGCCGACGCCTTGACCTCCGTGTTGGCGATTGTGGCTCTGTTGGCAGGTAAATATGCTGGCTGGAACTGGTTGGACCCGTTCATGGGGCTCGTTGGCGCTGCATTGATCACGCGTTGGTCATGGTGTCTGCTCAAGGAGACTTCCACGGTACTCCTGGACCAGCAGCATCACGACATGGGGGAGTCCGTCAAACGAGCCGTTGAGAATGACGACGCGCGAGTCAGCGACCTGCATGTATGGGCCATCGGTCCCAGCATTTATGCAGCGATTGTCTCGATTGTATCCCATCAGCCAGAGTCGCCCACCGTCTATAAACAGCGCATCCAGGCTCGTTGCCCATCGTTGGTGCATGTCACTGTTGAACCGCTGCAGTGTGACTGATGCCTTTCGGGGCAGGGTCACAGGTACCTGGCGATTGCCTTGAATTCATCGACACGTTGCTGCTGGTCGGGCTCCAGTGGGCCCATCGCGTCGTCCAGACAATGTTCTATGTGATCTTGGACCAATACTCGCTTGGCCTGTTGGACGGCCTTCTCTACAGCGTGAAGTTGCTGGGCGATGTCCAGGCAGGGACGCCCATCCTCAATCATCTGGGTCACGCTCTGCAGGTGCCCTCGAGCTCGGCTCAGGCGCTTGATGATATCAGGATGCGACTGGTGGGTATGTGCTGTCATATTCAGTTCCTCGTCGGTATTCCTATCCCCCTGGGGAGGATGTTATGCTCTGATCCACTATCGTACCAATGCCCTACGGGGAGCAGGCTAGATAGTCCATAACTCTGATCTTCGTCCTCATGCTGGTCTGCTTGTATGCTTAACCGCCTGTGTTATCGCCTTGGTTATCTGACCTTACTGCTGCTGATTGTGCAGGGGCTGGTCATGTCTGACATTGGTGAAATACAGGCTCATGGTCCGATCGATTCGACGACGATCGAACACACGCTCAAGAGTGAACTCACGGAAGCGCATACGCACGGCCACGCACATGCTCCGACAGATCGCCATTCTCTGCCGCATGATAGCGGTAGTCACTTCCATGAGACAGCGGATCGGGTCGCCACGGGGATAGTCATTCCTCTCTTGATGCCCGGCTCCGCCAAGAGGCATCGGCCGGATGGTTTCCCGCTGCGTCGTGTTTTCCGGATAGTTCGCCCTCCACGGCCGGTCATCGTTGCATGACCGGGGTCGCCTGCCTGGCGACCGTTATTCCATATTAAACCGTGGAGATTCTCATGTTTTCCTCATTGACGGGGCGCGTGTTCGGTGTGCCTGACAAGGCCCGACACTACGTCCTTACCCTGATCGCGCTGCTGGTATTGCTTCTGGGAGCCAGCGGCGAAGCCTTTGCCCATGCCGTCGCGGAAGGCGACAAAGGCTATATCCAGGAGATCTATGGCATGCACCTGATCTCTTTTATCTACCTCGGTGCCAAGCACATGGTGACGGGGTACGACCATATTCTGTTTCTGCTCGGGGTGATCTTCTTCCTCTACCGGATGCAGCACATCGCCATCTACGTCAGCCTCTTCGCTTTGGGGCACTCCACGACGATGCTGCTCGGGGTGTTCTTCAACATTGGCATCAACAGCTATCTCATCGATGCCATTATCGGGCTGTCCATCGTTTACAAGGCGCTGGACAATCTTGGTGCCTACCAGCGCTGGTTCGGCTTCCAGCCCAATACCAAGGCGGCAACGCTGGTGTTTGGTTTCTTCCACGGCTTCGGCCTCTCGACCAAGATCATCGAGTACGAGATTTCTCCGGACGGCCTGATGCCCAACCTGCTGGCGTTCAACGTCGGCGTGGAGATCGGCCAGCTGCTGGCCCTGGGGGCGATTCTCATCGTGATGGGATTCTGGCGGCGCACTGCCGGCTTTCTACGTCATGCCTATACCGCCAATGTCGCCATGATGTCCGCCGGTTTTCTGTTGATTGGCTATCAGCTTACCGGCCTGTTCACCGCCTAATTCACGGAGCTCAAAATGTACAACACAGATATGCCTACCCGCGCCGAACTGCCCTCTACCGGGAAGCTGATTCGTTCGACCCTGCTGGCCGCAGTGGCGGCCTCCGTCCTGTTAGTGACCGTGGTACTGCCCGCAGAGTACGCGATTGACCCCACCGGAGCGGGGCGCCTCCTGGGGCTGACCGACATGGGGGAAATCAAGCAGCAACTGGCGGAAGAAGCCGCGCTCGACCGGGCGAATGCCGACGCTGCACTCAGATTAGACGCGTCGGTTGCGGTAACGCCGGAATCCGAGGCCCAGCAGGGCGCCGCCGAGACCACCGTTAGCCGGTCCGTTACTTCTTCAGTCGCGGTCCAGGAAGAGGCCTCAGCGCCCGAGCCGGCCATCACTTGGCGTGATGAAGTGAGCTTCACTTTATCGCCGGGCGAAGGAACCGAGTACAAGATGACGATGAACGAAGGCAACGTTGCGAGCTTCGCCTGGGAGTCCGCAGGAGGACCGGTCAACTTCGACACTCATGGAGACGGAGGTGGCAACGCCATCAGCTATGAGAAAGGACGCGGCGTTCCCCAGGATGAGGGTGCTCTGGAGGCGGCTTTTACCGGCAATCACGGCTGGTTTTTCCGGAACCGTAATGACAACGCCGTAACCGTCGTGCTGCGTATTGACGGTGATTACGGTGAGCTGGAACGTATTCTTTGATCGCCAAAGCAATCCTCAGCCCCTGGCCCTCATGGAGGGCCAGGGGCTCTATATTCGCGTAGCCCTTCAGTATCTTCTTTTCTCCCGAAAATCGATCAGCCCACCTGCTTTATGCTCAAGGTAGAACATTAAAAACATCAGGATGTTGGCGCAATGTTTTACGCTGGGCTGCTCGACCGCACTGGCATATCAGAAGCCTTTGACCAGAACGCTGGCCGTGAGCCACAAGCCTATACCTATAGCCCGATGCGGTGCGCCCGGTGGGTGAAAAATATCCCGCTGGGCGACTCGCTTTCCAGCCGGGCGATTTCCTCAAAGGTGTGGGTGTCGTAGACCGTGATACGGTCGCTGTCCCGGGCGGAGACCCACACTTGCTCGCCCCTGGGCGAAAACTCCATATGCAGCACGGCATCCCCGGGGGACAGCGTGGCGATGACCTCGCGGCGCTGGGTGTCGATCACCTGCACCACGTCGTTGTTCGGGTGGGCGAAGTTGACCCATATCTGCCGCTGATCGGGGCGGCTCATGACGAAAATGGGCTGGCCGTGTACCGCAATACGGTCGCTCAGCGTCCAGTCGGCGGTGTCGGCTACCAGCACTTCGTGGCGGCCCACCGCGGGGAAAAACGCCTGACGCCCGGCCATTGTCCAGCCTTCCAGATGCGGCATCTTGTAGACCGGCAGGCGCTCTTCACCGCGCCCGTAGTCGGGCAGAATCCGGCTGACGCCGTTTTCCGGGTGCCATAAATCCAGCAGCGCGAGGCCGTCTTCGCCGAACAGTCCGGCAATGTAGTAGCGCCCGCTGGGGTCAATCAGCGCGTCGTAAGGCTGTTGGCCAATGCCGCTAAAGCGCGTGACCTGCGGGTCGCCGCTCATATCCACGACGCGAATCTCGCCGGCATCGAACAGGCTGTACACGAAGCGGTTGCCCGGCGCATCCACCAGCCCGACCACTTTGGAACGCTGGGTCTCGCCGTTGGCATCGCGGTAGGTGGCGGGTAGATCGGCCACCGGTTCCAGGGTTTGGCTGTCGAATATGCGCACGCCGCCGGGTTCGTAGTTGGCCACCGCGACCCGCGTCCCGTCCTGGGAAATGGCCCCGCCGATACTGTTGCCCGACTGCATGACGCGGTGGGTGATCTCGCCGCGCAGCAGGTCCACCCGGCTAAGTCCGCCGTCGCGGCCAAAAATAAACGCGTAGCGTCCGTCCCGGGCGAACTTCACCGAGGCGTGGGATAAATCCCCCAGCCCTTCAACGCGTTCAAGCACCTGATGCGCGCTGGTATCCACCACGGCGACGCTGCCCGATGCGCGCTCGACGACAACCCCCAGGTCTCCCGTGCCGCGCAGCGTGGCGTTTGGCGCTGAGGCGCAGCCGGCGAGCAGCGCAAGCGCTGAAGCAGCAACCAGGGCCCGGGGGCGCAGGGCGCGGCGGTGTGGCAAAAGCGTCATGGGGTTACTCCTGCAGCGGGTTGTGATGTTGCAGCTGGTCGGCCAGCCAGCGGGCGTCGGCCTCGCTCAGCAGCCCTTGCCAGGCGGGCATGGCGGTGCCGGGGATGCCGTTCAGAATCAGCGCGGCCAGCGCCTTTTCGCCGTAGGCCTGCATGCGCGAGGCGTTCAGTGCCGGGCCCAGCCCACCGCGCAGGGTCATGCCGTGGCACGAACCGCAGTCCTGATACAGCAGGGTGCCAAGCTCCGCCTGGCGCGCGGAGGACGGGTCGGCCGCGGCGGTTAGCGCCAAGGTGGCAACGCCCAGCGCCAGCAGCGCCACGGCGACGCGCCGGCAGGCCAATAACGGGCGACGAACAACGGGTGGCGCCATGATCCCCTCCTGATAACAGCGTGGCTTTTTTGTCGCTTCTGACCGCAGTGTTGCCGGCCGGGCGTGAAAGCACCTTGATGCATATCAAGAAAGCCCCGGTTGCCGGGGTTTCACGCGTGCCCTCAGCGCGCATCAGAAAAGTGCCGTTCCGGCAATGTCTCTTTGGGGGTAGGGGCGAGAGGCGTTTGACGTGAATCAACAAGGCAGCCAATAAGCGGCGTTTTCGCGTTAAGACGCATGAGGACTGCATGTTTATACGCCACACTGGCGTCACCTAATAAAAAGCATCTCTACCTGACGAAAACCGTGCAGTCGCATGACATAGAAGAGGTGGAAAAATGACGATGAAAAAGGGATACCGGACGCCGCTGGCCGTGGCCATTGCCGCACTGGCGCTGGGCATGGGAGCCGCTCACGCCCAGCACAAGGACGTTGACGGGGCCAAGGCGGCGTATCAGGGGAGCGAATCGCCCATAGACGCCGAGTCAGCGAAGGTGGTGAGAACCCCCGGCGCGCCGGACTTGACCGAGGCCGAGTTCGAGAAGGCCAAGGAAATGTATTTCCAGCGCTGCGCCGGCTGCCACGGCGTGCTGCGCAACGGGGCGACGGGCAAGCCGCTGACCACGGACATTACTCAGGAGCGTGGTCTGGCGTATCTCAAAACGTTCATCAACTACGGCTCGCCCGCCGGCATGCCCAACTGGGGCACCTCGGGGGACTTCACCGAGGAAGAAGTCGAGCTGATGGCCAAGTACGTGATGCACGAGCCGCCGGTGCCGCCGGAGTTCGGCATGAGCGCCATGCGCGACACCTGGGAGGTGATCGTTGCGCCGGAAGACCGGCCCACCGAGAAACTCAACGACTGGGATATCGAAAATCTGTTCTCGGTCACCCTGCGCGATGCTGGCCAGATTGCGCTGATCGACGGCGACAGCAAGGAGATTCTCAAGATTCTGGAAACCGGCTACGCGGTGCATATCTCGCGCATGTCGGCGTCCGGGCGCTATATCTTCGTCATTGGCCGGGATGCCAAGGTCGATATGATCGACCTGTGGATGGAAGACCCGGGCATCGTCGCCACCATCAAGGTCGGCCTGGAAGCGCGTTCGGTCGAGACGTCCAAGTTCGAAGGCTACGAGGATGACCTGGCCATCGCCGGCGCCTACTGGCCGCCCCAGTACGTGATCATGGACGGCAAGACGCTGGAACCGAAGAAAATCGTCAGCACCCGGGGCATGACCGTGGGCACCCAGGAATATCACCCGGAACCCCGCGTGGCCGCGATTGTGGGCTCTCACCAGCACCCGGAGTTCATCGTCAACGTCAAGGAAACCGGCAAGGTGCGGCTGGTCAACTACGAGAACATGGACGCGCTCTCCACCGTTGAGCTGGACACCTCGCGTTTTCTGCACGACGGCGGCTGGGACAGCTCCGGGCGCTACTTCATGGCCGCGGCCAACGAGTCCAACCAGATTGTGGTGATCGACGCCAAGGACCGCGAGCTTGAGTCCATCGTTGACGTGGGCAAGACACCCCACCCGGGGCGCGGTGCCAACTTTGTTGACCCCGAGTTCGGGCCGGTATGGGCCACCAGCCACCTGGGCGATGCCAGCATTCAGCTGATCGGTACCGACCCCGAAGGCCATCCGGATAACGCCTGGAAGGTGGTGCGCAGCATCGACGGTCAGGGCGGCGGCTCGCTGTTTGTGAAGACTCACCCCGAGTCCGACAACCTCTACGTGGATACCACCCTGAACCCCGATACCGCACTGAGTCAGAGCGTAGCGGTGTTTGATATCAACGACCTGGAGGCCGGCTATGAAGTGCTGCCGATTGCCGAATGGGCCGACGTCGGCGAAGGCCCCAAGCGCGTGGTGCAGCCGGAGTACAACCAGGCCGGCGATGAAGTGTGGTTCTCGGTGTGGAACGCCATGGATCAGCAGTCCGCGCTGGTCATCGTGGATGATGCCACCCGCGAGCTCAAGAAGGTGATCGATGACGAGCGGATCGTGACCCCGACCGGCAAGTTCAACGTGATCAACACCCAGAAAGACATCTACTAGGATCGCCAACCAAAGACCGCAAAATCGTCCGGCGGGCGCCATGCTCGCCGGCTCTTCGGCACACTCACATGCGCCGGAGACAGACACCGGAGGGCCGCTCATGCCGAATCAAATGCACCATCAAACGCGCCATCTTGATCCGCTTGATCCGCGAGAGCTGGACGCCCTCGAC
This window encodes:
- a CDS encoding MFS transporter; protein product: MLAILKHRTYRHLFLAQVTALAGTGLTTIALALLAHDLAAGQAGIVLGTALAIKMVAYVGIAPVVGAYASRLPRRTLLVGLDLLRASVVCALPFVTEVWQIYVLIFLLNAASAGFTPVFQATIPDLLEDEEQYTRALSLSRLAYDLENLLSPMAAAALLMLMSFNVLFLLNGLAFLVSAGLVVSVILPSPQAMDDEASSLWQRVSHGMRVYLKTPRLRGLLALNMVVSAAGAMQIVNTVVYVRTFLGLGEQAVAMAFAAVGGGSMMVALLMPKVLERVRERPLMLAGGVLMTLSLYLGLLAPGFVGLMGLWFLLGAGASLIMTPTGRLLKQSCQPQDRPALFAAQFSLSHGCWLLAYPLAGWVGAEVGLIETFALLGTIALVSTALAARLWPSRHDKAASPG
- the dmeF gene encoding CDF family Co(II)/Ni(II) efflux transporter DmeF, producing MPHHQLDQWQHDHVFGQNHKRSGEMRALIVVGLTVAMMFWEILAGVVYGSMALLADGLHMGSHAVALGIAAFAYVYARKNAGNARFSFGTGKVNALGGFTGAVLLAGFAVYIAIESIGRFIDPVIISFNAAIFVAVIGLVVNGVSAWLLGGGDHDHGHSHDHHHHGHHDHNRRAAYFHVLADALTSVLAIVALLAGKYAGWNWLDPFMGLVGAALITRWSWCLLKETSTVLLDQQHHDMGESVKRAVENDDARVSDLHVWAIGPSIYAAIVSIVSHQPESPTVYKQRIQARCPSLVHVTVEPLQCD
- a CDS encoding metal-sensing transcriptional repressor: MTAHTHQSHPDIIKRLSRARGHLQSVTQMIEDGRPCLDIAQQLHAVEKAVQQAKRVLVQDHIEHCLDDAMGPLEPDQQQRVDEFKAIARYL
- a CDS encoding HupE/UreJ family protein is translated as MFSSLTGRVFGVPDKARHYVLTLIALLVLLLGASGEAFAHAVAEGDKGYIQEIYGMHLISFIYLGAKHMVTGYDHILFLLGVIFFLYRMQHIAIYVSLFALGHSTTMLLGVFFNIGINSYLIDAIIGLSIVYKALDNLGAYQRWFGFQPNTKAATLVFGFFHGFGLSTKIIEYEISPDGLMPNLLAFNVGVEIGQLLALGAILIVMGFWRRTAGFLRHAYTANVAMMSAGFLLIGYQLTGLFTA
- a CDS encoding cytochrome D1 domain-containing protein — protein: MTLLPHRRALRPRALVAASALALLAGCASAPNATLRGTGDLGVVVERASGSVAVVDTSAHQVLERVEGLGDLSHASVKFARDGRYAFIFGRDGGLSRVDLLRGEITHRVMQSGNSIGGAISQDGTRVAVANYEPGGVRIFDSQTLEPVADLPATYRDANGETQRSKVVGLVDAPGNRFVYSLFDAGEIRVVDMSGDPQVTRFSGIGQQPYDALIDPSGRYYIAGLFGEDGLALLDLWHPENGVSRILPDYGRGEERLPVYKMPHLEGWTMAGRQAFFPAVGRHEVLVADTADWTLSDRIAVHGQPIFVMSRPDQRQIWVNFAHPNNDVVQVIDTQRREVIATLSPGDAVLHMEFSPRGEQVWVSARDSDRITVYDTHTFEEIARLESESPSGIFFTHRAHRIGL
- a CDS encoding c-type cytochrome, which encodes MAPPVVRRPLLACRRVAVALLALGVATLALTAAADPSSARQAELGTLLYQDCGSCHGMTLRGGLGPALNASRMQAYGEKALAALILNGIPGTAMPAWQGLLSEADARWLADQLQHHNPLQE
- a CDS encoding nitrite reductase: MKKGYRTPLAVAIAALALGMGAAHAQHKDVDGAKAAYQGSESPIDAESAKVVRTPGAPDLTEAEFEKAKEMYFQRCAGCHGVLRNGATGKPLTTDITQERGLAYLKTFINYGSPAGMPNWGTSGDFTEEEVELMAKYVMHEPPVPPEFGMSAMRDTWEVIVAPEDRPTEKLNDWDIENLFSVTLRDAGQIALIDGDSKEILKILETGYAVHISRMSASGRYIFVIGRDAKVDMIDLWMEDPGIVATIKVGLEARSVETSKFEGYEDDLAIAGAYWPPQYVIMDGKTLEPKKIVSTRGMTVGTQEYHPEPRVAAIVGSHQHPEFIVNVKETGKVRLVNYENMDALSTVELDTSRFLHDGGWDSSGRYFMAAANESNQIVVIDAKDRELESIVDVGKTPHPGRGANFVDPEFGPVWATSHLGDASIQLIGTDPEGHPDNAWKVVRSIDGQGGGSLFVKTHPESDNLYVDTTLNPDTALSQSVAVFDINDLEAGYEVLPIAEWADVGEGPKRVVQPEYNQAGDEVWFSVWNAMDQQSALVIVDDATRELKKVIDDERIVTPTGKFNVINTQKDIY